AATTTGGACCAATGGTGCGGTAAGTCCTCAGCAATCTTTTAAAACAGCATTAGACCTTCTGGTGGAAGAATTCAGCCTTCTTTCGAGGCTTCTGCGCTCAAGGACTGAAGAAGGCGTTCTGGAAAAGGAAATCCTGAAAGAGATGGTGAGTGGTGAAGAAAAGGAAATCAGTGTAGAAGATTTGGAATTGTCGGTAAGAGCGCTCAACTGTCTCAAAAGAGCTCGCATTCACACGGTAAAGGAATTGGTGGAAATTATTCGCACTCGTCCTGAGGATCTGAAAAAGATCAAAAACCTTGGTCAGAAAACGTATGAAGAAATCATTGAGAAGGTGAACAGATTTGGGTATAAGCTCGAGGAAAAGAAAAACGAGGTGGTAACCGATGAGACACCGTCAGAGAACGGAGAAGATAGGGAGGACGACCTCTCATAAAGAAAGCATGATTGCCAACATGCTGGTTTCGCTCATAAAAAGTGGAAAAATTGAAACGACCGAAACAAAAGGCAAGGTCCTAAAGAGATATTTTGAAAAGATTGTGTCTCTGGCTATTGAAGGCGATAACGCTTCTATGAGACAGGTGATATCTTGGGTGCGGGATAAAGAGGCTTTTAAAACTCTTCTTCGGAGTATCGTTCCTCGCTTTCGAGAGCGGCGAGGAGGGTACTGCCGATTAATCAAATTAGGCCACAGGGTCGGAGACGGGGCTCCGGTTGTGCTGGTAGAAATCGTGGAGTAAATATTCCCCCATTAGAGGGGGATGATTATTTGGACCCTTTCTAATGGGGACGGAAAAATATGATTGAGTTTCGAAACGTCAGTTTCTGGTATGGAGAAGAAGAAACCGTAAAAGAACAACCTGGGGTTGTTCTTAATACCGTCAGCCTTTCCATCCGCGAAAGAGAATTTGTGGTTCTTTTGGGAAGGAATGGATCAGGGAAATCCACCCTGGCAAAACACTGTAATGCCCTTCTACTTCCAAAACGTGGATCGGTGTTCGTTGATGGAATGGACACGAAGGAAGAACAGTATCTGTGGGAAATTCGCCGGAAGGTTGGTCTTGTTTTTCAGAACCCCGATAACCAGCTTATTGCTACCACTGTGGAGGAGGATGTGGCGTTCGGTCCGGAGAATCTGGGTTTGCCTCCGGCCGAAATTCGGCTTCGAGTGAATGAGGCTCTTGAGATTGTTGGTATGAGGGGATACGAAAAAAAAGAACCCCATACCCTCTCAGGAGGGCAGAAGCAAAAAATAGCCATCGCCGGGGTGCTGGCTATGCGTCCGGCATACCTCGTTCTTGATGAAGCAACTTCCATGCTCGATCCGGAGGGGAGGAAAGACCTCATGGATTTACTGCTAAAATTGAGGGATACCATCACCGTGTTGCACATCACCCATCAGATTGAAGAGGCGGTGTACGCTGATCGAGTGATTGTTATGGACGAAGGAAGAGTAATGGTCGAAGGAACACCGCGGGAGGTTTTCTCTCTGGGGGAGAAAATCATCGAGTGGGGTTTAGAGCTTCCCCAGATTGTTGAGACAGCGCTTATTTTAAAAAAATATCATCCTTCGTGCTTTTCTGTGTTTCCTCTCCATATTGAGGAACTGGTACTTGAGCTATGCTGATTGAGGTTCAGAACGTTTTCTTTTCGTATCTCTCTCGTACCCCTTTTCAGGTGAGAGCCTTAGAAGGAGTTTCTCTGGTCATTGCTCAGGGTGAGAGTATCGGTATTGTGGGAAGAACCGGTTGTGGGAAATCAACTCTGGTACAACACTTTAACGGTCTTCTTGTTCCGGAGGAAGGCCAGGTTCTGGTAGGAGGTATTGATACCAGAATAAAGGGAGAAGCCCTGAAGACCATTCGGCGGAAGGTGGGCCTCGTTTTTCAGTATCCTGAGGACCAGTTTTTTGAAGAAAATGTCTTTCAGGAAGTTGCCTTTGCACCGAAAAACACGGGTGTGGAAGGGAAAGAACTCGAAGAGCGGGTCAGATGGGCTATGGAGATGGTTGGACTGGATTTTGCCGGCCTCAGGGATAAAAGCCCCTTTGAGCTTAGTGGTGGTCAGATGAGGAGAGTGGCCATTGCCAGCATCCTCTCTATGCAACCCGAGGTCTTGGTTCTTGATGAACCCACCGCAGGCCTTGATCCACAGGGTAAGCGCCTCATTCTGGGAGAGCTTTGGAAACTTCGGAAAGAGCATAACTTGACGCTTGTGATTGTTTCCCACAGCATGGAAGACCTGGTACGAATTGTGGATAGAATCGTAATCATGGATCAGGGAAAGATTGCTTTTGATGGTCCAATCAGAGTGGCCTTTTCGCAAGGGGATTTTATCAAACGGTTTGGAATTTTACCTCCTGTTGTTTCTCAGGTTGCTTCGCTTCTTCGTTCCAAGGG
Above is a window of Atribacterota bacterium DNA encoding:
- the rplQ gene encoding 50S ribosomal protein L17 → MRHRQRTEKIGRTTSHKESMIANMLVSLIKSGKIETTETKGKVLKRYFEKIVSLAIEGDNASMRQVISWVRDKEAFKTLLRSIVPRFRERRGGYCRLIKLGHRVGDGAPVVLVEIVE
- a CDS encoding energy-coupling factor transporter ATPase, with translation MLIEVQNVFFSYLSRTPFQVRALEGVSLVIAQGESIGIVGRTGCGKSTLVQHFNGLLVPEEGQVLVGGIDTRIKGEALKTIRRKVGLVFQYPEDQFFEENVFQEVAFAPKNTGVEGKELEERVRWAMEMVGLDFAGLRDKSPFELSGGQMRRVAIASILSMQPEVLVLDEPTAGLDPQGKRLILGELWKLRKEHNLTLVIVSHSMEDLVRIVDRIVIMDQGKIAFDGPIRVAFSQGDFIKRFGILPPVVSQVASLLRSKGFDINPEVLTPAELAEEIRVKILEKGERAYAGSKRGDWSVRPS
- a CDS encoding energy-coupling factor transporter ATPase is translated as MIEFRNVSFWYGEEETVKEQPGVVLNTVSLSIREREFVVLLGRNGSGKSTLAKHCNALLLPKRGSVFVDGMDTKEEQYLWEIRRKVGLVFQNPDNQLIATTVEEDVAFGPENLGLPPAEIRLRVNEALEIVGMRGYEKKEPHTLSGGQKQKIAIAGVLAMRPAYLVLDEATSMLDPEGRKDLMDLLLKLRDTITVLHITHQIEEAVYADRVIVMDEGRVMVEGTPREVFSLGEKIIEWGLELPQIVETALILKKYHPSCFSVFPLHIEELVLELC